The genomic window TCGTGGCGGATGATAAGCAAAAAGAACTATTAAAAAAACCGTCTGTAAAGAAGAGCGAGAGGGTAGTGGAAGGGGTGGAAATAGTAGAGACCTTGAAAAGAGGTAAATAGTGCATATCAAAGAGATTGAGCTTCAAAACTTCAAATCCTTCGGTAAAAAAGTAAAAATTCCTTTCTTTGATGATTTCACAACCATTTCCGGCCCAAACGGAAGTGGAAAATCCAATATAATCGACGGTATTCTTTTCGCACTCGGTCTCTCAAGTTCAAGGGTTCTCAGGGCAGAGAAACTCACCGACCTTATTTACAACGGCGATGGCGCAAGGACACGGGATTTCGCCCAGGTGACCATCTGTTTTGATAACAAAGACCGGGAGATGCCTGTTGATTCCGACGAGGTTGTGATAACCCGCAAGGTAAGACAGACAGAATCAGGCTATTACAGTTATTACTATTTTAATGAAAAAGCCGTAGGCTTAGCAGACATCCATAACTACCTTTCAAAAGCCAAGATAACTCCTGAAGGTTATAATGTGGTTATGCAGGGGGACGTAACAAGCATAATCGAAATGACGACCACCGAGAGGCGAAAAATAATCGATGAGATTGCAGGCGTAGCTGAGTTCGATGATAAAAAAGAACAGGCGTTAAACGAACTGGAAATCGTGCGGGAGCGCATAGAACGGGTGGATATAATCATCGGCGAGGTCGATGACCAGCTTGCGAAGCTCAAGCAGGAGCGCGACCAGGCTTTGAAATACCAGTCCCTGCGCGATGAGAAGCGAAAATACGAAGGATACATCCTGCTTGCCAGGCAGAAGGATGCAAAGAATGAACTCCGCAAGCTCGAAGGTGAGCTAAAGGATAAAGAGACGAATAAGGAAGAGTTCACAAAACAGGTTGAACAGCGAAAATATGAGCTGCGTGAAATCGAAGAGAAGCTTTCGGACTTAAACTCGCTGATAATCCAGAAAGGGGAGGGTGAACAGATAGCCCTCAAGAAAGAGATAGAATCCATAAGGGGTGAAATTTCACGCTGCATCAGCACTATTGAGATTGCCGAGAATGAAATCAACGACATCGAGTCCCAGAAAAGAAAAGCCTTCGTTGAGATTGATAACGTCCAGGGAAAAGTTGCCCAATTTAATGAAAAATTAAACGAAGAAACTAGAAGATGCGAAACCATTTCGGGTGAGATTGGTGATAAAAACACGCAACTCCTTGTGCTAAAGAGCAGGATTGCGGAAGTGGATGCAAGTTTTTCCGACACAAAGGATAGGCTGGATGAGACAAAGCAAAAGCTTGAGGCGCTGAAAAACGAAAAGAATGAATTTATGCGCGAGGAGGACCGCCTGCTTGATGCGATAAGGCGAAAGTCCTCTGAGGCGCGGGACAGGGAGCTTGAGATGCAGGATTCCTTATCCAAGATACAGTCTGCTGATTTTGATGCCGCTTCGGCGAAAGCACAGATAGAAGAAATAAACGCAAAGAAGCAGGAGCTGGCAAAGGATGCCTTTGACCTTGAGAAAAACAGGGCACAGATAAAAAGCGTGTTATCAGACTTAGAAAACCAGCTCAGGACATTGCAGCAGGAATATGCAAAGTCAGAAGCCAGAATAAAAGCAGCGGCTGAGCTCAATTACAGCGAGCCCGTCGAGTCCGTGCTTCGCGCAAGGAAAAACAGGGAACTTCCCGGTATCTACGGCACGATTGCGGAACTCGGGAAGGTGGATAAGAAATTCTCTGTGGCTCTGGAAATAGCTGCAGGTGCAAGGATGCAGGCTGTGGTTGTGGATAATGATGAGGATGCAGCAAGGGCAATAAATTACCTGAAGGAAAGGCGCCTGGGAAGGGTGACTTTTTTACCTTTAAACAAAATGGAGTCGATGCAAAAAATTTCCAGAGCGGAAAAAGAAGGTGTAATCGACTACGCGATTAACCTTGTTGAGTACGATAAAAAGTTTGACCCAGCCTTCTGGTATGTTTTCAAGGATACGCTTGTTTCGGACAGCCTGGCAACTGCAAGGCGGCTCATGGGAGGCAGGCGCCTTGTGACGCTGGAAGGGGAATTAATCGAGAAGGCTGGT from Candidatus Methanoperedens sp. includes these protein-coding regions:
- the smc gene encoding chromosome segregation protein SMC, with translation MHIKEIELQNFKSFGKKVKIPFFDDFTTISGPNGSGKSNIIDGILFALGLSSSRVLRAEKLTDLIYNGDGARTRDFAQVTICFDNKDREMPVDSDEVVITRKVRQTESGYYSYYYFNEKAVGLADIHNYLSKAKITPEGYNVVMQGDVTSIIEMTTTERRKIIDEIAGVAEFDDKKEQALNELEIVRERIERVDIIIGEVDDQLAKLKQERDQALKYQSLRDEKRKYEGYILLARQKDAKNELRKLEGELKDKETNKEEFTKQVEQRKYELREIEEKLSDLNSLIIQKGEGEQIALKKEIESIRGEISRCISTIEIAENEINDIESQKRKAFVEIDNVQGKVAQFNEKLNEETRRCETISGEIGDKNTQLLVLKSRIAEVDASFSDTKDRLDETKQKLEALKNEKNEFMREEDRLLDAIRRKSSEARDRELEMQDSLSKIQSADFDAASAKAQIEEINAKKQELAKDAFDLEKNRAQIKSVLSDLENQLRTLQQEYAKSEARIKAAAELNYSEPVESVLRARKNRELPGIYGTIAELGKVDKKFSVALEIAAGARMQAVVVDNDEDAARAINYLKERRLGRVTFLPLNKMESMQKISRAEKEGVIDYAINLVEYDKKFDPAFWYVFKDTLVSDSLATARRLMGGRRLVTLEGELIEKAGAMTGGTIRSKLSFASGEAENIKKIAEEIAEHEGRRKSSLAKLEKFEEHLEQAKAESLGFDNEITKLGMQMTEIMSRGTRLAQVIETRKKELDEIERERAAIKKDMDSVEDKKREKDAVINKLLEEISKIEEQLSGSEVPELNSKASLIEDEIQRLEGRLRDIEAGINAVTLERRYAQAKIDEIKEQISLFDKKKNEHREKINGLKEKIKTLESELNIKNTREKELSVELLELQNKRSLVQKEHSSIKERLDDILRMMNDMERNLLALYSTKDALTEQIIKLDNDIAELGINRDEEVPSSESIAQRILALTRAMEKLEPVNMRAIDEYNEVENRQKDLKSRRDILFHEREEILLRIKKYEELKKEAFMDTFNGVNEQFKQVFAELSDGTGELFLENPDVPFSGGMTIKAQPSEKTLQRLEAMSGGEKSLTALSLLFAIQQYRPAPFYAFDEIDMFLDGVNAEKVARRIQKAAANAQFIVVSLRKPMIEAAKRTIGVAMQESNISSITGIKLN